A genomic window from Methanobacterium sp. BRmetb2 includes:
- the hxlB gene encoding 6-phospho-3-hexuloisomerase produces MDILNKTTEGITKHALEVIKKIDEEQINLMIEKIIHSESIFIVGTGRSELVGKAFAMRLMHLGFTVYVVGDVTTPAINDNDCLIAISGSGETKTVTLAATTAKDVGAFVIGITGNIQSTLKELLDVVINIETKTKEAWKYYTSSVLKGDYDDLTPMGTLFEDTTLLFLDGLIAEFMVRLSKKEDDLKMRHAIIE; encoded by the coding sequence ATGGATATCTTAAATAAAACAACCGAAGGAATAACCAAACACGCATTGGAAGTAATTAAAAAAATCGACGAAGAACAGATCAACTTAATGATTGAAAAAATTATTCATTCAGAATCTATTTTTATTGTAGGAACTGGAAGATCTGAATTAGTGGGAAAAGCATTTGCCATGCGTTTAATGCACCTTGGATTTACAGTTTACGTTGTTGGGGATGTAACAACCCCTGCAATTAATGATAATGACTGTTTAATTGCTATATCTGGTTCTGGAGAGACAAAAACTGTTACATTAGCAGCTACAACTGCTAAAGATGTGGGTGCATTTGTAATTGGTATTACTGGAAATATACAATCTACTTTAAAGGAATTGTTGGATGTGGTTATCAACATTGAAACTAAAACAAAGGAAGCCTGGAAATATTATACTTCAAGTGTATTGAAAGGGGATTATGATGATTTAACACCCATGGGAACTCTTTTCGAAGATACCACCTTATTATTCCTTGATGGTTTAATTGCAGAGTTTATGGTGCGTTTAAGTAAAAAAGAAGACGATCTCAAAATGAGACACGCTATAATTGAATAA
- the npdG gene encoding NADPH-dependent F420 reductase, whose amino-acid sequence MKVAIIGGTGDQGFGLALRFVQAGLDVIVGSRDIKKAENTVNIIKNMIKGDEMHIQGMTNEEAAEQGELLILTVPLQAQVISLKSIKEYVDEKILVDATVPLETCLSGKPNRYVDLWEGSAAERAAGLLKDKDVKIVSAFNNISSASLINIKEDIKCDCLVSGDHEDAKVEVMKLAEKIPGVRSIDCGPLENARIVEKITPLLINLNMRNKIKLAGLRITGL is encoded by the coding sequence ATGAAAGTTGCAATAATTGGCGGAACTGGAGACCAGGGTTTTGGTTTGGCATTAAGATTTGTTCAGGCCGGACTGGATGTCATTGTAGGATCAAGAGATATTAAAAAGGCTGAAAATACGGTAAATATAATAAAAAATATGATTAAAGGAGATGAAATGCATATTCAAGGGATGACCAATGAAGAAGCTGCAGAACAAGGCGAACTACTCATCTTAACCGTGCCTTTGCAAGCTCAGGTTATATCCCTAAAAAGTATCAAAGAGTATGTAGATGAAAAAATACTGGTTGATGCTACTGTGCCGCTGGAAACCTGTTTAAGTGGTAAACCTAATAGATATGTTGATTTGTGGGAAGGATCTGCTGCAGAAAGAGCCGCCGGACTTTTAAAAGACAAAGACGTAAAAATAGTTTCTGCATTTAATAATATCAGCTCTGCCAGTTTGATCAATATAAAAGAAGATATAAAGTGCGACTGTTTAGTCTCTGGAGATCATGAAGATGCCAAAGTAGAAGTTATGAAACTAGCAGAAAAGATTCCGGGAGTCAGATCAATTGACTGCGGCCCTCTGGAGAATGCACGTATAGTAGAAAAAATTACACCACTTCTAATAAATCTTAATATGCGAAATAAAATCAAATTAGCAGGACTGCGCATTACAGGACTTTGA
- a CDS encoding sugar phosphate isomerase — protein MKIGVSSLALYPDSLGDILSFLENIKVEYCEIINEYPYHKVDSAITNSYNVKILIHAPLSDINLASSNYAIRKASISQIKNSIETASNMDSNIVVVHPGTTSVIATKFKDKVHKDCISSLKECSKYADEYGIDMCVENMPNINGFLCQDIGELQKLADEIDSSITMDVGHAHTNKFNIEDMLSLKRIKHIHLSDNNGSYDSHNALGSDEIDFKSLINRLRRLNYKRVLTVEVKNKEEVLKSLEYLDKI, from the coding sequence ATGAAAATTGGAGTATCAAGCCTAGCATTATATCCTGATTCTCTTGGTGACATTTTATCATTTCTAGAAAATATAAAAGTGGAATACTGCGAAATAATAAATGAATATCCATACCATAAAGTTGACAGTGCCATTACCAATTCATATAATGTTAAAATCCTTATTCATGCCCCTTTATCGGATATTAACTTAGCTTCTTCGAATTATGCAATTAGAAAAGCTTCGATTTCTCAGATAAAAAATTCAATTGAAACTGCATCAAATATGGATTCAAATATAGTAGTAGTTCATCCGGGAACTACTTCTGTAATTGCTACTAAATTCAAGGATAAAGTACACAAGGACTGTATATCCTCACTTAAAGAATGCTCAAAATACGCCGATGAATACGGCATAGACATGTGTGTGGAAAACATGCCAAATATTAATGGATTTCTTTGTCAGGATATTGGAGAACTTCAAAAATTAGCTGATGAAATTGACAGTTCCATAACTATGGATGTGGGCCATGCTCACACCAATAAATTCAATATTGAAGATATGTTAAGCTTGAAGAGAATCAAACACATTCATCTTAGTGATAACAATGGTTCCTATGACAGCCACAATGCACTAGGCAGCGATGAGATTGATTTTAAATCTCTTATTAATAGATTGAGGAGATTAAACTATAAGAGAGTTCTCACAGTTGAGGTTAAAAATAAAGAAGAAGTATTAAAGAGTCTTGAATATCTGGATAAAATCTAA
- a CDS encoding ATPase translates to MKIIPDTSVIVDGRITTIVQEKEYDGCKVVIPEAVVSELEYQANRGRETGFNGLEELKNLQKLNQKQKIELNYVGRRPTLNEISLARGGEIDALIRGTAQEHDGTLITSDKVQSEVAKAQGLEVIYIKQEIIEYGDLEITKFFDKHTMSVHLKENVVPMAKKGRPGNIKLVKIGKKRLSFSEIHGMAREIVERAKSDFNSFIEIEREGATVIQFREYRISIARPPFSDGFEITAVRPVATVSLEDYKLPEKLIDRLTNVAKGVLIAGSPGAGKTTFAQAITEFYSNELNSIVKTMESPRDLQVGDEITQYAPLEKDMQKTADILLLVRPDYTIYDELRKTKDFKIFADMRLAGVGMIGVVHATRPIDAIQRIISRVELGMIPSIVDTTIFIDDGMVKAIYDVALTVKVPSGMVEADLARPVIEIRDFESGDLVHEIYTYGEQTIVMDVGKSEYKKSPVLKIVEREIIKEIKKKIPKATVEVDMKSDKRANVWIDEKNVAKLIGKKGKTIDEIENKIGISIGVESLTLKTVEETLPVNVEIAGNYVVLNFGKDFIGTPFDIIVDDEYLFTATVGKKGNIKIKKDIELADIIIKALKRNIPILARIRNE, encoded by the coding sequence ATGAAAATAATTCCAGATACAAGTGTTATTGTGGATGGCCGTATCACCACTATTGTCCAGGAAAAAGAATATGATGGATGTAAAGTTGTAATTCCAGAAGCAGTTGTATCTGAATTGGAATATCAGGCAAATAGAGGACGAGAAACAGGTTTTAATGGTCTTGAAGAACTTAAGAATTTACAAAAATTGAACCAGAAACAAAAAATTGAATTAAACTATGTAGGCAGAAGGCCAACCTTAAACGAGATATCACTTGCTAGAGGGGGCGAAATAGACGCTTTGATAAGGGGAACCGCCCAGGAACATGATGGCACCCTAATTACCAGTGACAAGGTACAATCTGAAGTGGCAAAAGCCCAAGGCCTGGAAGTAATCTATATAAAACAGGAAATAATTGAATATGGTGATCTAGAGATAACCAAATTTTTTGATAAACATACCATGTCAGTTCACTTGAAAGAAAATGTGGTTCCTATGGCCAAAAAAGGGCGGCCAGGAAATATTAAACTGGTAAAAATTGGTAAAAAACGTCTATCATTCTCTGAAATACATGGAATGGCTCGTGAAATTGTAGAACGGGCCAAATCTGATTTTAATAGTTTTATTGAAATTGAAAGAGAGGGCGCCACTGTAATTCAATTCAGAGAATATCGTATTTCTATTGCCAGACCTCCATTTTCCGATGGTTTTGAAATAACTGCGGTAAGGCCAGTGGCCACGGTTTCACTTGAGGATTACAAACTTCCAGAAAAATTAATCGACCGTTTGACCAACGTAGCCAAGGGTGTATTAATTGCAGGATCTCCTGGAGCAGGTAAAACGACTTTTGCCCAGGCAATAACCGAATTTTATAGTAATGAACTTAATTCCATAGTTAAAACCATGGAATCCCCTCGGGACCTTCAAGTAGGTGATGAAATAACCCAGTACGCACCCCTAGAGAAGGATATGCAAAAAACTGCCGATATACTTTTACTGGTAAGGCCGGATTATACTATTTATGATGAGTTGAGAAAAACCAAGGATTTTAAAATATTTGCTGATATGCGGCTGGCTGGAGTAGGCATGATCGGAGTGGTGCATGCCACCCGACCCATTGATGCTATCCAGAGAATAATTAGTCGAGTAGAGCTGGGTATGATTCCCTCAATTGTAGATACAACCATATTTATTGATGATGGGATGGTTAAAGCAATTTATGATGTGGCATTAACTGTAAAAGTACCAAGTGGAATGGTTGAAGCGGACTTAGCCCGGCCGGTTATAGAGATCAGGGACTTTGAATCAGGAGATCTGGTCCATGAAATATACACCTATGGTGAGCAGACCATTGTAATGGATGTGGGAAAATCAGAATATAAAAAATCTCCAGTTTTGAAAATTGTTGAAAGAGAAATAATAAAGGAGATAAAAAAGAAGATTCCCAAAGCCACTGTAGAAGTAGATATGAAATCTGATAAGCGAGCTAACGTTTGGATTGACGAAAAAAATGTGGCCAAACTCATTGGAAAGAAAGGAAAAACCATTGATGAAATTGAAAACAAAATTGGTATAAGCATCGGCGTGGAGTCGTTAACTTTAAAGACTGTTGAAGAAACATTACCTGTGAATGTAGAAATTGCCGGAAATTATGTGGTTCTAAACTTTGGAAAAGACTTTATTGGAACTCCTTTTGATATAATCGTAGATGATGAATATTTATTTACGGCAACTGTGGGTAAAAAAGGAAATATTAAAATTAAAAAAGATATAGAACTTGCAGATATAATTATAAAAGCATTAAAACGTAACATACCTATTCTGGCTCGAATTAGAAACGAATAA
- a CDS encoding phosphoribosyl-AMP cyclohydrolase — protein MSTNKFNLNFRHKINDENLIIAISQDYETSEVLMVAYMNEESFMKTLKTNKVHYWSTSRNKIWLKGESSGHLQNVKEIYVDCDQDAVLIKVHQEGGACHEGYYSCFFRKIEDKNLKIIKEKVFEPDKIYGEK, from the coding sequence ATGAGCACTAACAAATTTAATTTAAATTTTAGACACAAAATAAATGATGAAAACCTTATAATTGCAATTTCTCAGGATTATGAAACATCAGAAGTTTTGATGGTTGCTTATATGAATGAGGAATCCTTCATGAAAACATTAAAAACTAATAAAGTTCATTACTGGAGTACTTCTAGAAATAAGATATGGTTAAAAGGAGAAAGTTCCGGTCACCTACAGAATGTGAAAGAAATCTACGTGGATTGTGATCAGGACGCAGTTCTAATAAAAGTTCATCAAGAAGGCGGAGCATGTCATGAAGGATATTATTCCTGTTTTTTCAGGAAAATAGAGGATAAAAATCTGAAAATAATTAAAGAAAAGGTTTTTGAACCTGACAAAATATATGGGGAGAAGTAA
- a CDS encoding histidine--tRNA ligase, with protein MEILRPRGTRDFLFDEMEQRKYAENTLRRVFETYGYGEIKTPLFEDLTLFTMKSGEEIKEQIYHFKDKSERELALRPELTAPVARLYMDQFQKSPKPIKMYYFGSCFRYERPQAGRWRQFWQFGCELIGGKSPEAEAEVITMANQSLEDLGLDNFEIHIGNLGILRGVLEEANITDEKQDQVMGIIDKGDMEELQSYLDDLNLPEKYREILLTLIGMEGGKNLLSHVKMLIKDIDASFEALNDLEELLKTLDDFGMDNYVVNLGIARGLDYYSGMVFEIYVHGLGAQKQICGGGTYNLIEVFGGEQVESTGFAFGFDRVMGALESQKINLKIKNNLKVYVAPISEKTRGKAFEVVQNLRSAGIAADVDLARKKLKKILNYANNLGVNYVVLIGERDLKEGRVTLKDMRTGTQEMIEIDSIQENLKKLIYV; from the coding sequence ATGGAAATATTGAGACCCAGAGGAACTCGTGATTTTCTATTTGATGAAATGGAACAGAGAAAATACGCTGAAAATACTCTAAGAAGAGTTTTTGAAACTTATGGTTACGGTGAAATTAAAACCCCTTTATTTGAAGATTTAACTCTTTTTACCATGAAATCTGGTGAAGAGATTAAAGAACAGATTTATCACTTTAAAGACAAAAGTGAACGGGAACTGGCACTTCGACCCGAACTCACAGCACCTGTTGCTCGGCTTTATATGGACCAATTTCAGAAAAGTCCTAAACCCATCAAAATGTATTATTTCGGGAGCTGTTTTAGATATGAAAGACCCCAAGCAGGAAGATGGAGACAGTTCTGGCAGTTTGGATGTGAATTAATCGGTGGAAAATCTCCTGAAGCAGAAGCAGAAGTTATAACCATGGCCAACCAGAGCTTAGAAGATTTGGGCCTTGACAACTTCGAAATCCATATTGGTAATTTAGGAATTTTAAGAGGAGTTCTTGAAGAGGCCAATATAACTGACGAGAAGCAGGACCAGGTTATGGGTATCATTGACAAAGGAGATATGGAAGAACTTCAATCTTATTTGGACGACCTTAATTTACCTGAAAAGTATCGTGAAATTCTTTTAACACTGATTGGAATGGAAGGGGGAAAAAACTTACTATCCCATGTTAAAATGCTTATAAAAGACATTGATGCATCTTTTGAAGCATTAAATGACCTTGAAGAATTACTGAAAACTCTGGATGATTTTGGAATGGACAATTACGTGGTGAATTTAGGAATAGCCCGTGGACTGGATTATTATTCTGGAATGGTCTTTGAGATATATGTTCATGGTTTAGGAGCTCAAAAACAAATATGTGGTGGAGGAACCTATAACCTAATCGAAGTTTTCGGTGGAGAACAAGTAGAATCCACTGGATTTGCATTTGGATTTGATCGAGTAATGGGCGCACTTGAGAGTCAAAAAATCAATCTAAAAATTAAAAATAATCTGAAGGTATATGTGGCGCCTATATCTGAGAAAACCCGTGGTAAAGCATTTGAAGTAGTTCAAAATCTTCGAAGTGCAGGTATCGCTGCAGATGTTGATCTAGCACGTAAAAAATTAAAGAAAATATTAAATTATGCTAATAATTTAGGTGTAAACTATGTGGTTTTAATTGGAGAACGAGACCTAAAAGAGGGTAGGGTCACTTTAAAAGATATGAGAACCGGCACCCAGGAAATGATTGAAATTGATTCCATACAAGAAAACCTAAAAAAATTAATTTATGTTTAA
- a CDS encoding RNA ligase partner protein, whose product MPAKQRFVLDTTAFTDNQMRDVLGDGELLKTVDVLLDLIARSRIKLNMSCHMPPITYKEFSDYMARYECPEDIMIKAETWIVKKSPNRYDTKIPSEIFYEYVHDMRERMNKGMRISESAVWEAAVESMVMASRGQKKTDIEVKIIGKAIKDFRKKYRAALRKGTLDSAPDLDVLLLAKELGAGVVAADEGIKIWAERLGLRFLSAKSFPKMLKEYLKFYE is encoded by the coding sequence TTGCCAGCTAAACAACGATTTGTTCTGGATACAACAGCATTTACTGATAATCAAATGCGTGATGTTCTAGGTGATGGAGAACTCTTAAAAACAGTTGATGTTTTATTAGATCTAATTGCCAGGTCCAGGATAAAACTTAACATGAGCTGTCATATGCCGCCAATTACCTATAAAGAATTCTCAGATTATATGGCCCGCTATGAGTGCCCGGAAGATATAATGATCAAAGCTGAAACTTGGATTGTTAAGAAATCACCCAACCGTTATGATACTAAAATACCCTCTGAAATATTTTATGAATATGTTCATGACATGAGAGAGAGAATGAATAAGGGTATGCGCATTTCTGAAAGTGCAGTATGGGAGGCAGCAGTTGAATCTATGGTCATGGCATCCCGCGGTCAGAAAAAAACTGATATCGAAGTAAAAATTATTGGTAAAGCCATAAAAGATTTTAGAAAGAAATACCGGGCTGCCTTAAGGAAAGGAACACTAGATAGTGCCCCCGACCTTGACGTATTATTACTGGCCAAGGAATTAGGTGCTGGTGTGGTTGCAGCAGACGAAGGAATAAAAATATGGGCTGAAAGATTAGGTTTAAGATTTTTAAGCGCCAAATCATTCCCTAAAATGCTAAAAGAATATTTAAAGTTTTATGAGTAA
- the aroE gene encoding shikimate dehydrogenase produces the protein MITGKTNVVGLIGDPIEHSLSPLMHNAAFLELGLDYVYVPYRVSKEDLETSIKGAQSLNIKGLNVTIPHKTAIIKFLDELDRSSQLIGAVNTVKFEDNIIKGYNTDGIGLVRALEEVTSIKNKRVVITGAGGAARAAAFQILLEGAGSMVIANRTVNNAITLRDDILNNFKGDVEAVDLGQLKTELKDVDILIDTTPLGMYPNIDENPVITAEYMHSNLTVFDMVYNPLKTSLLIEADKAGAKSVSGIKMLIYQGIESFQIWTGIKPSVMSFQNSLKDKL, from the coding sequence ATGATTACTGGTAAAACTAATGTGGTAGGTTTAATTGGTGATCCGATAGAACACAGCTTATCTCCTTTGATGCATAATGCTGCGTTTTTGGAACTGGGATTAGATTATGTATATGTTCCATACAGAGTTTCAAAAGAAGATCTGGAAACTTCCATTAAAGGAGCACAGAGTCTTAACATTAAAGGTTTAAACGTTACCATACCCCATAAAACTGCGATTATCAAATTTTTGGATGAATTAGACAGGTCATCCCAACTCATTGGAGCAGTTAATACTGTAAAATTTGAAGACAATATAATCAAAGGATATAATACTGATGGGATAGGTTTGGTAAGAGCTTTGGAAGAGGTAACATCTATAAAAAATAAAAGGGTTGTAATAACTGGTGCAGGAGGAGCAGCACGTGCTGCTGCTTTTCAAATACTTTTAGAAGGTGCAGGTTCCATGGTCATTGCTAACCGAACAGTTAACAATGCTATAACTCTTAGAGATGATATTCTAAATAATTTCAAAGGTGATGTTGAAGCCGTAGATCTTGGCCAATTAAAAACAGAATTAAAAGATGTAGATATCCTTATTGACACCACTCCCCTCGGAATGTATCCAAATATTGATGAAAATCCAGTTATTACTGCAGAATACATGCATTCTAATTTAACAGTGTTTGACATGGTTTATAATCCACTTAAAACTAGTTTGCTTATAGAAGCAGATAAGGCCGGTGCAAAATCAGTATCTGGGATTAAAATGTTAATTTACCAGGGAATAGAATCATTTCAAATCTGGACTGGTATCAAACCTAGTGTGATGTCATTCCAGAATAGTTTAAAGGATAAATTATAA
- a CDS encoding replication factor C small subunit codes for MNGPWVEKYRPSSLDEVVGQDHIVQRLKRYVDEESMPNLMFTGPAGVGKTTTALALAKSILGEYWRQNFLELNASDARGIDTVRTNIKNFCRLKPVGAPFRIIFLDEVDNMTKDAQHALRREMEMYTKTSSFILSCNYSSKIIDPIQSRCAIFRFAPVKGNHIIKRLEVIAKKENLDIDVKAIESIVYFAEGDLRKAINILQASASVSEEITEESIHEVVSKARPKDVKKMINKALSGDFLGARNILREVMVVQGISGEDMVTQIYQEVSRMAMQDAIDEQTYMNLITNISEYDFRIREGANPRIQLEALITKFLSKSRAD; via the coding sequence ATGAACGGGCCATGGGTAGAAAAATACAGACCAAGCAGTTTAGATGAAGTAGTAGGTCAAGATCATATTGTACAAAGATTAAAAAGATACGTTGATGAAGAAAGCATGCCAAACCTTATGTTTACTGGCCCAGCAGGAGTTGGTAAGACAACAACTGCCTTAGCACTGGCTAAATCTATTTTAGGGGAGTACTGGAGACAGAATTTTTTAGAGTTAAATGCTTCTGATGCCAGGGGTATTGACACAGTACGAACCAATATTAAAAATTTCTGCCGTTTAAAGCCGGTTGGTGCTCCTTTCAGAATTATATTTTTGGATGAAGTAGACAATATGACTAAAGACGCTCAACATGCGTTAAGACGTGAAATGGAGATGTATACCAAGACTTCTTCATTTATTCTTTCCTGTAACTATTCCTCTAAGATTATAGATCCTATCCAATCTCGATGTGCCATCTTCCGATTTGCACCGGTAAAAGGTAATCATATCATAAAACGGTTAGAAGTTATTGCCAAAAAAGAAAATCTTGATATTGATGTTAAAGCCATTGAAAGCATTGTATATTTTGCTGAGGGTGATCTTAGAAAAGCTATAAACATCCTCCAGGCATCAGCATCTGTAAGTGAGGAAATAACCGAGGAAAGCATTCATGAAGTGGTTTCCAAAGCACGGCCCAAAGATGTTAAGAAGATGATTAACAAGGCATTAAGCGGAGATTTCCTCGGAGCCAGGAATATACTCCGGGAAGTCATGGTGGTTCAGGGAATCAGTGGAGAGGATATGGTCACCCAGATTTATCAAGAAGTATCCCGTATGGCCATGCAGGATGCTATAGATGAACAAACCTATATGAATCTTATTACCAATATTAGTGAATATGATTTCAGAATAAGAGAGGGTGCAAATCCCAGAATACAATTGGAAGCACTTATTACAAAATTTTTATCAAAATCAAGGGCAGATTAA
- a CDS encoding AAA family ATPase, translating to MWTEKYRPKTFDQVVGNLKAKKEIMEWIDNWKENNPQKCLLLVGPPGTGKTTLAHVIASKFSDHVELNASDKRSYDIIMRTIGEASATTSLFNKGLKLIILDEVDGLHGRDDRGGVRAINKIIKEGKHPIIMMANDPYSNRIKGFKTKCNVVTIRKVHTNSIAALLKKICVQEGIEFDDAVLKDLAKRSSGDLRSAINDLEIMAQGEEKITSNDLDLVSQKDNVSNIFDSVRTVLKSKTLKRIKEAMRLQEDPNFVLELITENIPREYEKNYEIEKAYDMVSLADLNFGRAFNTRDYTYWRYTFDFMGLGVALAKDETYKKFARYGTSSVYTLLSKSRAKRDLRNKVAEKIGEKLHVSKKEAITQFPYFETMFQNDETAYELANYFDLDDSEVKLFRSKKIKVKKSKKKKSTTNKSGQKGVSGSGLYSTTNSKKSSKSQKEPKKSKTTKNKNNIKKGNNTGGKFSQSNSKKDSKPDKKVEQTSLFSFK from the coding sequence ATGTGGACAGAGAAGTATCGTCCTAAAACATTTGACCAAGTAGTTGGCAATCTAAAGGCAAAAAAAGAGATAATGGAATGGATTGACAATTGGAAGGAAAACAATCCCCAAAAATGTCTCTTACTGGTGGGTCCTCCCGGCACGGGAAAAACCACCTTAGCCCATGTAATAGCCTCCAAATTCTCTGATCATGTAGAACTTAATGCCAGTGATAAACGATCATACGATATTATAATGAGAACAATAGGTGAGGCTTCCGCTACAACTTCTCTATTTAATAAAGGTTTAAAACTTATAATACTTGATGAAGTGGATGGTCTTCATGGTCGTGATGACCGGGGTGGTGTTAGGGCTATAAATAAAATAATTAAAGAAGGAAAACATCCCATCATAATGATGGCTAACGATCCATACAGTAACCGTATTAAAGGTTTTAAAACCAAATGCAATGTTGTAACTATCAGGAAGGTTCATACCAATTCTATTGCAGCTCTTCTTAAGAAAATATGTGTTCAGGAAGGTATTGAATTTGATGATGCAGTTCTAAAGGATCTGGCAAAAAGATCCAGTGGGGATCTTCGATCTGCCATAAATGATCTGGAAATAATGGCCCAGGGCGAGGAAAAAATAACTTCCAACGACCTTGATTTAGTATCCCAAAAAGATAACGTTTCTAATATTTTTGATTCAGTTAGAACCGTTCTTAAAAGCAAAACATTAAAGCGTATTAAAGAGGCTATGCGTCTGCAAGAAGATCCAAACTTTGTTCTTGAATTGATAACTGAGAATATTCCTCGTGAATACGAAAAAAATTATGAAATTGAAAAAGCTTATGATATGGTGTCCTTGGCTGACCTGAATTTTGGAAGAGCTTTCAACACACGTGACTACACATACTGGAGATACACCTTTGATTTTATGGGTTTGGGTGTGGCACTGGCTAAAGATGAAACTTATAAAAAATTTGCAAGATATGGAACCTCATCAGTATACACGTTACTTTCAAAAAGCAGAGCTAAGAGGGATTTAAGAAATAAAGTAGCTGAAAAAATTGGTGAAAAACTTCATGTTTCTAAAAAAGAAGCAATAACCCAGTTTCCTTACTTTGAAACCATGTTTCAGAATGATGAAACCGCCTATGAACTTGCTAACTATTTCGATCTGGATGATTCAGAAGTGAAACTTTTTAGGTCCAAGAAGATAAAAGTGAAAAAATCTAAAAAGAAGAAATCAACAACTAATAAATCAGGACAAAAAGGAGTTTCAGGTTCTGGTCTATATTCAACTACTAACTCTAAAAAATCATCAAAAAGCCAGAAAGAACCTAAAAAATCAAAAACCACGAAAAACAAGAATAATATAAAAAAGGGTAATAATACTGGTGGGAAGTTTTCACAGAGTAATTCAAAGAAAGATTCCAAGCCCGATAAAAAAGTGGAACAAACATCCCTTTTCAGCTTTAAATAG
- a CDS encoding DUF368 domain-containing protein gives MKKNLMSMETFLIFLRGLFMGTADIIPGVSGGTIALITGIYERLIHAISKIDFKFILYLFKGDFKSFKKNAMQEIDFELFIPLLAGIGLAILTMSKVISYLLTSFPAPTFAFFFGLILASAIFVYGHVDELSIKNILFAIIGFVFAIIFVGLNPIQANHSLPIIFLSGAVAICAMILPGISGAFILLLLNQYEYMINVLNNMQIVDIITFIAGALIGILSFSRLLDYLLKHHKSITMAFLVGLMVGTLRLPYEKIVLNMGSIWPILGAAAFGFVIVFILEWKFKGQKQPLKL, from the coding sequence ATGAAAAAGAACTTGATGTCAATGGAAACTTTTCTTATATTTTTACGAGGATTGTTCATGGGAACTGCTGATATAATACCCGGAGTTTCGGGTGGAACCATAGCATTAATTACAGGAATATATGAAAGACTGATTCATGCCATAAGTAAAATAGATTTTAAATTCATTTTATATCTTTTTAAAGGAGATTTTAAAAGTTTCAAAAAAAATGCAATGCAGGAAATAGATTTTGAGTTATTCATCCCACTCTTGGCAGGTATAGGTCTTGCCATTCTCACCATGTCCAAGGTTATATCATACCTTTTAACAAGTTTTCCAGCACCTACTTTTGCTTTTTTCTTTGGATTGATTTTAGCATCAGCCATATTTGTTTATGGGCATGTTGACGAACTAAGCATAAAAAACATTTTATTTGCAATTATTGGATTTGTATTTGCCATTATTTTTGTCGGATTAAATCCAATACAGGCCAATCATTCCCTACCTATAATATTCTTATCTGGTGCAGTGGCCATATGTGCAATGATACTACCGGGAATATCCGGAGCATTTATATTGCTCCTTCTAAATCAATATGAATACATGATAAATGTATTAAATAACATGCAAATCGTCGATATAATAACCTTTATTGCCGGTGCTTTAATTGGAATTTTATCATTCTCAAGACTATTGGACTACCTTCTAAAACACCATAAATCCATAACCATGGCATTTCTGGTAGGTTTAATGGTGGGTACCTTGAGACTTCCTTACGAAAAAATTGTATTGAATATGGGATCAATATGGCCTATTTTAGGGGCTGCCGCATTTGGGTTTGTTATTGTTTTCATATTGGAATGGAAATTTAAAGGACAAAAACAGCCATTAAAACTTTAA